The Mytilus trossulus isolate FHL-02 chromosome 3, PNRI_Mtr1.1.1.hap1, whole genome shotgun sequence genome contains a region encoding:
- the LOC134711985 gene encoding tubulin-folding cofactor B-like gives MSQFSVITQSIVTINVTSSANSFGTERRFQKDLSVADLKNKLELLTGSQAANMKLELYSKDNKLLSKIDNDEVMFGSYPVDDGCRLHVVDSTIKLGEFEDLSKVEKFEMKEDDYAKRTDSVRAFKERNKMGRFAEMDPEEQKRKEEEKKEKELQQKTKAETMKVGDRCEVKVVGQPAKRGTVKYVGLTEFQTGYWIGVQFDEPLGKNDGSVKGKKYFECPDKYGAFIRPENVEVGDYPEEDLGFSDEDEI, from the exons atgtcaCAGTTTTCTGTAATCACACAAAGTATTGTAACTATAAATGTTACAAGTTCAGCTAATTCTTTTGGAACAGAACGAAGGTTTCAAAAAGATTTATCAGTTGCAGATTTGAAG AACAAATTAGAGCTCCTGACTGGTTCCCAAGCAGCCAACATGAAGTTAGAGCTGTACAGTAAAGACAACAAGCTTCTGAGTAAAATAGACAATGATGAAGTTATGTTTGGTTCCTATCCTGTGGATGATGGTTGTCGTCTTCAT GTGGTAGATTCAACAATTAAATTGGGAGAATTTGAGGACTTATCTAAAGTGgagaaatttgaaatgaaagaGGATGATTATGCTAAAAGAACag ATTCTGTTAGAGCATTTAAAGAGAGAAATAAAATGGGTCGGTTTGCTGAGATGGATCCTGAAGAACAGAAAAGGAAGGAAgaggaaaagaaagaaaaagaattacaacaaaaaactaaagcTGAAACCATGAAAGTTGGTGACAG ATGTGAGGTTAAAGTTGTTGGTCAGCCTGCAAAAAGGGGCACAGTAAAATATGTAG GTTTAACAGAATTCCAGACAGGTTATTGGATAGGTGTTCAATTTGACGAACCATTAGGCAAAAACGATGGAAG TgttaaaggtaaaaaatattttgaatgtcCAGACAAATATGGTGCATTCATTAGACCAGAAAATGTAGAAGTTGGTGACTATCCTGAAGAAGATTTAGGATTCAGTGATGAAGATGAAATATAA